The sequence TGAAATCATTCACTACGAAGAAAGTGTAACTGATGAATTCATAATTTTATCATCATTATATTACACAAATTAGTGGAAAAACAAAAGAGTCCCTTGAGTTGttcaaaagaagaaaacaagaaaacaaataacAGATTTATCCACAGCAAGAAAGCAGTAATAGTAGTGAAACTATAGAGTTGTGTTCATCGGTGGCCTctgtcaccaccaccaccgccaccaAATCTACCCCCACCTCCTCCACGACCTAACCGACTTCCGCCTTGGCCACCACCGCGACCAAATCTTCTTTGCACTTGTTCTCGCTTTTGAAGTTTACGCAACTCCTTAACAACTCCTTAAATATAATACATTacgtttatatatttataatcatATAGTCTGAGGAGAtcatttgtaatattattttataattttaatacttACACAATTAACAAGAGAATACAATCTGGCTGTATAAAAGAGAGAATACAATCTGTTTTCAAAACCCTTCAAATAACTTATAACTCATTATACAAGTAAGTGGTCTCCAAAGGAGCATCCATTTGCGCCCTTGTTCGTCCAAGTGTGGAACATTGGAGTACaatcatattattataaatgataagaaaaattacaaaaattataagaaTTTTACATACTTTATGAGAATTTAAATATAACTGTATTACTCTAAATCGTTTTATGAAATTCATGCTTAACAATACTCTTTGTATTATGCTGAATAATCATTACAAATCTTTCTCTATTAATCTGTATACTTGTCTTCTCTAAGACGATCAACTAAGTAAAACCATTAATAAACCCTTTATTCAGAGTTCAGACCACTAAATAGGCCTTCCCACAACATTGGAGAATAGAAATGTCGATGCCAAGTTCCACAAGAGAAAACCAGAGATgtctaatattttcttatttataactTTTCCACAAACCAATACATTAAGGTAACCTTTAAATGGGCCTAACATATTGGGCTGGCCTCTAAGAGTAAATGAGATTTCTGATGGAAGCAAACAGAGTTGTACTCTTGGTCGGATCACCGAGCTCAGCACCGTGAACAACGCCGTCAGTAAAACGCTCCACCACATCAACTCCCTTCTCCTTCATCAGCTTCGCCACATCTCTCTGCCTATCTATCATCggatctcctcctcctccactcaCCACCACCTTCCACCCCAACCGTCCGATCATCTCCATATTCACCGGTCCATCTCCCACCGTCAGATTAGAATACTCATGATCCCGGTTAGCTCCGACAGGGAGACAAAGCTCCCAGCAAACGTCTCCGGCACTAGGCGGAAAAACATGATCGTTCTCAAGTCTGATCTCGGACTCGCACCGCTCTTCGCCGCCGAAGAACGGATGGTGCAAGATCATCCCACGGATACATAACGGACTCAGGTCCGCCAAGGCGGATCTGAGCCCGACGTTGTAGGCCAAGTTACCACCGGCGCTTGTCCCCATGAGGAACACGTTGGAGAGATCAGCGTGAGACTTGATCCACTCGTCGTCTGAGGTTCTAATAAACCTCAGAGCGTCCACTCCGTCGTCGTAAGCCGCCG comes from Brassica rapa cultivar Chiifu-401-42 chromosome A02, CAAS_Brap_v3.01, whole genome shotgun sequence and encodes:
- the LOC103854987 gene encoding probable carboxylesterase 120; protein product: MSEPSPVSDPYAHIGIVKNPDGSITRDPTRFPYASATPDPSPVNTVVSKDITVSHSNSTWMRLYVPVTALNDGVSSKKLPLVVYYHGGGFVICSVDFKPFHDFCNRMARELNAVVASPSYRLAPEHRLPAAYDDGVDALRFIRTSDDEWIKSHADLSNVFLMGTSAGGNLAYNVGLRSALADLSPLCIRGMILHHPFFGGEERCESEIRLENDHVFPPSAGDVCWELCLPVGANRDHEYSNLTVGDGPVNMEMIGRLGWKVVVSGGGGDPMIDRQRDVAKLMKEKGVDVVERFTDGVVHGAELGDPTKSTTLFASIRNLIYS